In the Gasterosteus aculeatus chromosome X, fGasAcu3.hap1.1, whole genome shotgun sequence genome, one interval contains:
- the LOC120809081 gene encoding histone H3, whose protein sequence is MARTKQTARKSTGGKAPRKQLATKAARKSAPATGGVKKPHRYRPGTVALREIRRYQKSTELLIRKLPFQRLVREIAQDFKTDLRFQSSAVMALQESSEAYLVGLFEDTNLCAIHAKRVTIMPKDIQLARRIRGERA, encoded by the coding sequence ATGGCACGAACCAAGCAGACCGCCCGTAAGTCCACCGGAGGCAAAGCCCCAAGGAAGCAGCTGGCCACCAAGGCCGCCCGTAAGAGCGCCCCGGCCACCGGCGGCGTGAAGAAGCCTCACCGTTACAGGCCCGGTACCGTGGCCCTGAGGGAGATCCGTCGCTACCAGAAGTCCACGGAGCTGCTAATCcgcaagctgcccttccagcgtctggtgagagaaatcgctcaggacttcaagaccgacctgcgcttccagagctccgctgttatggctctgcaggagtccagcgaggcttacctggtgggcctgttcgaggacaccaacctgtgcgccatccacgccaagagggtcaccatcatgcccaaagacatccagctggcccgtcgcATCCGCGGGGAGCGAGCTTGA